The following coding sequences lie in one Pseudomonas sp. SL4(2022) genomic window:
- a CDS encoding S41 family peptidase codes for MPHLFRLTALALAVTLLGSTAALAAPAEAPATVSDSAPLPLDDLRTFAEVMDRIKSAYVEPVSDKTLLENAIKGMLSNLDPHSAYLEPEAFRDLQESTSGEFGGLGLELGTEDGFLKVVSPIDDTPASVAGIQPGDLIVKIDGQPTKGMSLMEAVEKMRGKAGSDIELTLVREGGKPFDIELTRAVIKVKSVKSQLLDDGYGYIRITQFQVNSGEEVGKALAKLRKDNSKKLRGIVLDLRNNPGGVLQAAVEVTDHFLKKGLIVYTEGRIANSELRFNADPADASEGVPLVVLINGGSASASEIVAGALQDHKRGVLMGTDSFGKGSVQTVLPLNNDRALKLTTALYFTPNGRSIQAQGIVPDIEVARAKLTREQGDESIKEADLQGHLGNGNGGADKPSKSKTNAPIRPQDDDYQLSQALNLLKGLSVTRGD; via the coding sequence ATGCCGCATCTGTTCCGCCTCACCGCTCTAGCACTGGCCGTTACCCTGCTGGGCAGCACGGCCGCCCTGGCCGCGCCGGCTGAAGCCCCCGCCACGGTCAGCGACAGTGCACCGCTGCCGTTAGACGACCTGCGCACCTTTGCCGAGGTGATGGATCGCATCAAATCCGCCTACGTCGAGCCGGTGAGCGACAAGACCCTGCTGGAAAACGCGATCAAAGGCATGCTCAGCAACCTTGATCCGCATTCGGCCTACCTGGAACCAGAAGCCTTCCGCGACCTTCAGGAAAGCACCAGTGGTGAATTCGGCGGGCTGGGCCTTGAGCTTGGCACCGAGGACGGTTTTCTCAAGGTGGTCTCGCCGATTGATGACACCCCAGCCTCTGTTGCAGGCATCCAGCCAGGTGACCTGATCGTGAAGATCGACGGCCAACCGACCAAGGGCATGTCGCTGATGGAAGCCGTCGAGAAAATGCGCGGTAAAGCCGGCAGCGACATCGAACTGACCCTGGTGCGCGAAGGCGGCAAACCCTTCGACATCGAGCTGACCCGCGCCGTGATCAAGGTCAAAAGCGTGAAGAGTCAGTTGCTCGACGATGGCTACGGCTACATCCGCATTACTCAGTTTCAGGTCAACAGCGGCGAAGAAGTCGGCAAGGCGCTTGCGAAACTGCGCAAGGACAACAGCAAGAAGCTACGCGGTATCGTTCTCGACCTGCGTAATAACCCCGGCGGCGTGCTGCAGGCGGCGGTGGAAGTCACCGACCACTTCCTCAAGAAGGGGCTGATTGTCTACACCGAAGGGCGCATCGCCAACTCCGAGCTACGCTTCAATGCCGATCCGGCCGATGCCAGCGAAGGCGTACCGCTGGTGGTGCTGATCAATGGTGGCAGTGCCTCGGCCTCGGAAATCGTCGCAGGCGCCCTGCAGGACCATAAACGTGGCGTGCTGATGGGCACCGACAGCTTCGGCAAAGGCTCGGTGCAGACCGTACTGCCGCTGAACAATGATCGCGCCCTGAAACTCACCACCGCGCTGTATTTCACCCCCAACGGCCGCTCGATCCAGGCCCAGGGCATCGTGCCGGACATCGAAGTGGCGCGTGCCAAGCTGACCCGTGAGCAAGGCGACGAATCCATCAAGGAAGCCGACCTGCAAGGCCACCTGGGCAATGGCAACGGTGGCGCTGACAAGCCAAGTAAAAGCAAGACCAACGCCCCGATACGCCCACAGGATGATGACTACCAGCTGAGCCAGGCACTCAACCTGCTCAAAGGCCTGAGCGTCACCCGCGGCGACTGA
- a CDS encoding substrate-binding periplasmic protein, protein MLKTLKASLLFGLVLSACAARAELPADYKVVLLTENFPPFNMSVDDKNYARDDGIDGISTEIVREMFKRAGINYTLTLRFPWDRLYRLTLDKPSYGLFSTTFTPERQPLFKWVGPLAKTGWVLLAAPGNNISINSLKDAAQYQIGAYKNDAVSQHLESQGLTPTNALRDQENIKKLLSGKIDLWATTDPVGRYLAKQEGVSGLNTALRFNEAELYLALNKDTPDEVVQRLQKALDELRAEGFIDEMTNNYL, encoded by the coding sequence ATGTTGAAAACCCTGAAAGCCAGCCTGTTGTTCGGGCTTGTCCTGAGTGCCTGCGCAGCCCGTGCAGAGCTTCCAGCCGATTACAAAGTGGTGTTGCTGACCGAGAACTTCCCGCCATTCAATATGTCCGTGGATGACAAGAACTACGCCCGTGACGACGGTATCGATGGCATAAGTACCGAAATCGTCCGCGAGATGTTCAAGCGTGCCGGCATCAACTACACCCTGACTTTGCGTTTTCCCTGGGATCGCCTCTATCGCCTGACTCTGGACAAGCCCAGCTACGGCCTGTTCTCCACCACCTTTACGCCTGAGCGTCAGCCACTGTTCAAGTGGGTGGGGCCGCTGGCCAAGACGGGCTGGGTACTATTGGCTGCACCGGGTAATAACATCAGCATCAACAGCCTCAAGGATGCCGCGCAGTATCAGATCGGCGCCTACAAGAATGATGCCGTCAGTCAGCACCTGGAAAGCCAGGGTCTGACCCCGACCAACGCCCTGCGTGATCAGGAAAACATCAAGAAGCTGCTCAGCGGCAAGATCGACCTGTGGGCCACCACCGATCCGGTGGGGCGCTACCTGGCCAAGCAGGAAGGCGTCAGTGGTTTGAATACCGCGCTGCGTTTCAACGAGGCTGAGCTGTACCTGGCGCTGAATAAGGACACGCCCGATGAGGTGGTGCAGCGTCTGCAGAAAGCGCTGGATGAGCTGCGTGCCGAAGGCTTTATCGACGAGATGACCAATAACTACCTGTAG
- a CDS encoding substrate-binding periplasmic protein has protein sequence MVKQFLVALAGTVVVLAGSARAEIDPSYRMVLLTENFPPYNMAINGKNFAQEDNIDGIAVDIIREMFKRAGIQYNMTLRFPWDRIYKLALEKPGYGVFVTARLPEREALFKWVGPIGPDDWVLLGKADSSITLSSLEDAKQYKVGAYKGDAIAEHLVEKGLEPITVLRDTENAKKLMAGQIDLWATGDPAGRYLAKQEGVSGLKTILRFDSAELYLALNKEVPDEVVQKLQAELDKMRSEGLVDDILNNYL, from the coding sequence ATGGTCAAACAATTTCTAGTCGCCCTTGCCGGCACAGTTGTGGTGCTCGCGGGCAGTGCTCGGGCCGAAATCGACCCGAGCTACCGCATGGTCCTGCTGACTGAGAACTTCCCGCCGTACAACATGGCGATCAACGGCAAGAACTTCGCCCAAGAAGACAATATCGACGGTATTGCCGTCGATATCATCCGCGAGATGTTCAAGCGGGCCGGCATTCAATACAACATGACCCTGCGTTTCCCCTGGGATCGCATCTATAAGCTGGCGCTGGAAAAGCCAGGCTATGGCGTGTTTGTTACTGCGCGTCTGCCGGAGCGTGAGGCGCTATTCAAGTGGGTCGGTCCGATTGGTCCGGATGACTGGGTACTGCTCGGCAAGGCCGATAGCAGCATTACTTTGAGCAGCCTGGAAGACGCCAAGCAATACAAGGTCGGTGCCTACAAGGGCGATGCGATAGCCGAGCATCTGGTGGAGAAAGGCCTGGAGCCGATTACCGTCCTGCGCGATACGGAAAACGCCAAGAAGCTGATGGCCGGTCAGATCGACCTGTGGGCTACTGGTGATCCTGCCGGCCGCTACCTGGCCAAGCAGGAAGGTGTTTCTGGGCTGAAAACCATTCTGCGTTTCGATAGCGCAGAGTTGTATCTGGCGCTGAACAAAGAAGTGCCGGACGAGGTTGTACAGAAGCTGCAAGCCGAGCTGGACAAGATGCGCAGCGAAGGTCTTGTCGACGATATTCTGAACAACTACCTGTAA
- a CDS encoding substrate-binding periplasmic protein, with product MSAIRLFTALLLLSAVSLVRAEPLVLLTENLPPFSMAAGGGNFAKDADVQGISSDTVRGLCSKAQLECQVILRFPWERQYKQALESKGYGVFSTARTADRESLFKWVGPIVVSNWVLLAKADSTIALNSLEQAGDYRIGGYRDDAISQFLIDRGVTVQTSLQDKENLSKLEKGLIDLWATNEAGGRYQAKQSSLGVLKVVHRFNSAELYLALNKETPDEVVQKLQKALDDMRAQGELDTIKDAYR from the coding sequence ATGTCCGCTATTCGGCTGTTCACCGCGCTTTTGCTGTTGTCTGCCGTCAGCCTGGTGCGTGCGGAGCCTCTGGTTCTGCTTACCGAAAACCTGCCGCCGTTCAGCATGGCGGCCGGTGGTGGCAATTTTGCTAAGGACGCTGATGTGCAAGGCATCAGCAGCGATACGGTGCGTGGGCTGTGCAGCAAGGCGCAGCTTGAATGTCAGGTGATCCTGCGCTTCCCCTGGGAGCGACAGTACAAGCAGGCGCTTGAGAGCAAGGGCTACGGGGTGTTCTCCACTGCTCGCACGGCGGACCGTGAATCGCTGTTCAAGTGGGTTGGGCCGATTGTTGTGAGCAATTGGGTGTTGCTGGCCAAGGCCGACAGCACCATTGCGTTGAACAGCCTGGAGCAGGCAGGTGACTATCGGATCGGCGGTTATCGCGATGACGCGATTTCACAGTTCCTGATCGACCGCGGCGTGACCGTACAAACCAGCCTGCAGGACAAGGAAAACCTCAGCAAGCTGGAGAAGGGGTTGATCGACCTGTGGGCTACTAATGAAGCGGGTGGGCGCTATCAGGCCAAGCAGTCTTCACTGGGCGTGCTAAAGGTGGTGCATCGCTTTAATAGTGCCGAGCTCTATCTGGCGCTGAATAAAGAGACGCCCGATGAAGTGGTGCAAAAGTTGCAGAAAGCCCTGGACGATATGCGCGCTCAAGGTGAGCTGGATACGATCAAAGACGCTTATCGGTAA
- the hisF gene encoding imidazole glycerol phosphate synthase subunit HisF produces MALAKRIIPCLDVDNGRVVKGVQFENIRDAGDPVEIARRYDEQGADEITFLDITASVDGRDTTLHTVERMASQVFIPLTVGGGVRTVQDIRNLLNAGADKVSINTAAVFTPEFVGEAASRFGSQCIVVAIDAKKVSKPGETPRWEIFTHGGRKPTGLDAVLWAKKMEDLGAGEILLTSMDQDGVKSGYDLGVTRAISEMVGIPVIASGGVGNLQHLADGIIEGKAAAVLAASIFHFGEYTVPEAKAYMASRGIVVR; encoded by the coding sequence ATGGCTTTGGCTAAACGCATCATCCCCTGCCTCGACGTGGACAATGGCCGCGTGGTCAAGGGCGTGCAGTTCGAGAACATCCGCGACGCCGGCGACCCGGTGGAAATCGCCCGTCGTTATGACGAGCAGGGTGCTGACGAGATTACCTTTCTCGACATCACGGCCAGCGTCGACGGCCGCGACACCACGTTGCACACCGTCGAGCGCATGGCCAGCCAGGTGTTTATCCCGCTGACCGTGGGCGGCGGCGTGCGCACCGTGCAGGACATTCGCAACCTGCTGAACGCCGGAGCGGACAAAGTGTCGATCAACACTGCCGCGGTGTTCACCCCGGAGTTCGTCGGCGAAGCGGCTTCGCGCTTTGGTTCGCAGTGCATCGTCGTGGCCATCGACGCGAAGAAAGTCTCCAAGCCGGGTGAAACCCCGCGCTGGGAAATCTTCACCCACGGCGGGCGCAAGCCCACCGGTCTGGATGCGGTGCTCTGGGCGAAGAAGATGGAAGACCTCGGTGCCGGTGAAATCCTCCTGACCAGCATGGATCAGGACGGCGTGAAAAGCGGCTATGACCTGGGCGTGACCCGCGCCATCAGCGAAATGGTCGGCATTCCGGTGATCGCCTCCGGCGGCGTCGGCAACCTGCAGCACCTGGCTGACGGCATCATCGAAGGCAAGGCCGCAGCCGTACTGGCGGCGAGCATCTTCCATTTCGGCGAATACACTGTGCCGGAAGCCAAGGCCTACATGGCCAGTCGCGGGATCGTGGTGCGCTAG
- the hisA gene encoding 1-(5-phosphoribosyl)-5-[(5-phosphoribosylamino)methylideneamino]imidazole-4-carboxamide isomerase produces the protein MLIIPAIDLKDGACVRLRQGRMEDSTVFSDDPVSMAAKWVEGGCRRLHLVDLNGAFEGQPVNGEVVTAIAKRYPTLPIQIGGGIRTLETIEHYVRAGVSYVIIGTKAVKDPQFVTDACKAFPGKVIVGLDAKDGFVATDGWAELSTVQATDLAKRFEADGVSAIVYTDIAKDGMMQGCNVEATAALAAASRIPVIASGGIHNLGDIEKLLLARSPGIIGAITGRAIYEGTLDVAEAQTFCDAFKG, from the coding sequence ATGCTGATTATCCCCGCTATCGATCTGAAGGACGGCGCCTGCGTGCGTCTGCGCCAGGGCCGCATGGAAGACTCCACGGTGTTTTCCGATGACCCGGTGAGCATGGCGGCCAAGTGGGTCGAAGGCGGCTGTCGTCGTCTGCACCTGGTTGACCTCAATGGCGCCTTCGAAGGCCAGCCGGTCAACGGCGAAGTGGTCACGGCCATCGCCAAGCGCTACCCGACTCTGCCGATCCAGATCGGCGGTGGCATCCGTACCCTGGAAACCATCGAGCACTACGTGCGCGCCGGCGTCAGCTACGTGATCATCGGCACCAAGGCGGTAAAAGATCCGCAGTTCGTCACCGACGCCTGCAAGGCTTTCCCTGGTAAGGTGATCGTCGGTCTGGACGCCAAAGATGGCTTCGTCGCCACCGACGGCTGGGCAGAATTGTCGACCGTACAGGCCACTGATTTGGCCAAGCGCTTCGAAGCAGACGGCGTCTCGGCCATCGTTTATACCGACATCGCCAAAGACGGCATGATGCAGGGTTGCAACGTCGAAGCCACTGCTGCACTGGCGGCGGCCAGCCGTATTCCGGTGATCGCCTCCGGCGGCATCCATAACCTGGGTGATATCGAGAAGCTGCTGCTGGCACGTTCGCCCGGCATCATCGGTGCCATCACTGGGCGTGCCATCTATGAAGGCACCCTGGATGTGGCCGAAGCGCAGACCTTCTGCGACGCCTTCAAAGGCTGA
- a CDS encoding DUF2164 domain-containing protein: protein MSRGKAKPPIMTLNAEQEREACRVLKRFMAERFELELGSFEVAEVLELFAREIAPHYYNRAIFDVQTHLKERFESIESDLWALEKS from the coding sequence ATGAGCCGGGGCAAGGCGAAACCGCCGATCATGACGTTGAATGCCGAGCAGGAGCGTGAAGCCTGTCGGGTGCTCAAGCGTTTCATGGCCGAGCGCTTCGAGCTGGAACTGGGCAGTTTCGAGGTCGCCGAGGTGCTCGAACTGTTTGCCCGCGAGATTGCACCGCACTACTACAATCGGGCGATTTTCGATGTGCAGACTCACCTGAAAGAACGGTTCGAGAGCATCGAAAGCGACCTCTGGGCACTCGAAAAGAGCTGA
- the hisH gene encoding imidazole glycerol phosphate synthase subunit HisH, producing the protein MQTVAVIDYGMGNLHSVAKALEHVGAGKVLVTSDAQVIREADRVVFPGVGAIRDCMAEIKRLGFDALVREVSADRPFLGICVGMQALLEHSEENDGVDCIGLFPGKVRFFGKDMVEDGEPLKVPHMGWNEVMQAVKHPLWHNIPDLARFYFVHSYYIEAGNPKQVVGRGHYGKDFAAALAEGSRFAVQFHPEKSHTHGLQLLQNFAAWDGRW; encoded by the coding sequence GTGCAGACGGTTGCAGTAATCGACTACGGCATGGGCAACCTGCACTCGGTGGCCAAGGCGCTTGAGCATGTGGGTGCTGGCAAGGTGCTGGTCACCAGCGATGCGCAGGTGATTCGCGAGGCCGATCGCGTGGTGTTCCCCGGCGTGGGCGCGATTCGTGATTGCATGGCCGAGATCAAACGCCTGGGTTTTGACGCGCTGGTGCGCGAAGTCAGTGCAGACCGGCCGTTTCTTGGTATCTGTGTAGGCATGCAGGCGCTGTTGGAGCACAGCGAAGAGAACGATGGTGTCGATTGCATCGGCCTGTTCCCCGGCAAGGTGCGTTTCTTCGGCAAGGACATGGTCGAAGACGGCGAGCCGCTCAAGGTGCCGCACATGGGCTGGAATGAGGTGATGCAGGCGGTCAAACACCCGCTGTGGCACAACATTCCGGACCTGGCGCGCTTCTACTTCGTGCACAGCTATTACATCGAGGCCGGCAACCCTAAACAGGTGGTTGGTCGCGGTCATTACGGCAAGGATTTCGCCGCAGCACTGGCCGAAGGTTCGCGCTTTGCCGTGCAGTTCCACCCGGAAAAGAGCCACACCCATGGCCTGCAGCTGCTGCAGAACTTTGCTGCTTGGGATGGCCGCTGGTAA
- the hisB gene encoding imidazoleglycerol-phosphate dehydratase HisB, translating to MAERTASVERNTLETQIKVSINLDGTGKAKFDIGVPFLEHMLDQIARHGLIDLDIQCKGDLHIDDHHTVEDVGITLGQAFTQAIGDKKGMTRYGHSYVPLDEALSRVVIDFSGRPGLQMHVPFTRAVVGGFDVDLFQEFFQGFVNHALVSLHIDNLRGTNTHHQIETVFKAFGRALRMAVTLDERMAGQMPSTKGCL from the coding sequence ATGGCCGAACGTACGGCATCCGTCGAGCGCAATACCCTGGAGACCCAGATCAAGGTCTCGATCAACCTGGATGGGACTGGCAAGGCCAAGTTTGATATTGGCGTGCCGTTTCTTGAACACATGCTCGATCAGATCGCCCGTCACGGTCTGATCGACTTGGATATCCAGTGCAAGGGCGACCTGCATATCGACGACCATCATACCGTTGAAGACGTCGGCATCACCCTTGGCCAGGCCTTCACTCAGGCTATCGGCGACAAAAAGGGCATGACCCGTTACGGTCATTCCTATGTGCCGCTGGATGAAGCGCTGTCGCGCGTGGTGATCGACTTCTCCGGCCGTCCGGGCCTGCAGATGCACGTGCCGTTTACCCGCGCCGTGGTCGGTGGTTTTGACGTGGACTTGTTCCAGGAGTTCTTCCAGGGGTTCGTCAACCACGCGCTGGTTTCGCTGCACATCGACAACCTGCGTGGCACCAATACCCACCACCAGATTGAAACCGTGTTCAAAGCCTTCGGCCGCGCGCTGCGCATGGCGGTGACGCTGGATGAGCGCATGGCCGGGCAAATGCCGTCGACCAAAGGGTGCTTGTAA
- a CDS encoding NAD(P)/FAD-dependent oxidoreductase: MDSIDTLIIGAGAVGLACAARLSTPGQSCLIVEAESLIGSHTSSRNSEVIHAGIYYAPGSLKAELCLEGRERLYAWCNSHQVAHRRLGKLLVAVEGAEIAKLEQLQRNAQACGVHDLQTIEQPQLNALEPAVRGVAALLSPSTGIIDSHAYLQSLLAAAEHRGAQLILHTRVEQLEADGDGWLAHGQSNGEPFQLKAQRVINAGGLFAQQLAKQTQGLQNLPPLHLCQGRYFSYSGRSPFQHLIYPMPEANTAGLGIHATLDLGGQLRFGPDTRYLTHIDYQVEESLRAPFADAIRRYFPALDSARLVPGYSGIRPKLAGPGEPAADFIIQTPNDHGLSGLVNLFGIESPGLTASLAIAERVAQAL, from the coding sequence ATGGACAGTATCGACACCCTGATTATTGGCGCAGGCGCGGTCGGCCTGGCCTGCGCTGCACGCTTGAGTACGCCGGGGCAGAGCTGCCTGATCGTCGAGGCGGAAAGCCTGATCGGCAGCCATACCTCCAGCCGCAACTCAGAAGTTATCCATGCAGGGATCTACTACGCCCCCGGCTCACTCAAGGCCGAACTGTGCCTGGAAGGCCGCGAACGCCTGTATGCCTGGTGCAACAGCCATCAGGTGGCGCACCGCCGGCTGGGCAAACTGCTGGTGGCCGTGGAAGGCGCAGAAATCGCCAAACTCGAACAACTGCAGCGCAATGCCCAAGCCTGCGGCGTGCACGACCTGCAGACCATCGAGCAGCCGCAGCTAAATGCCCTGGAACCCGCCGTGCGCGGCGTTGCCGCCCTGCTCTCGCCCAGCACCGGGATTATCGACAGCCACGCCTACCTGCAATCGCTACTGGCTGCTGCCGAGCATCGCGGCGCGCAGTTGATTCTGCACACCCGCGTCGAACAGCTCGAAGCAGATGGCGATGGTTGGCTAGCCCACGGCCAGAGCAACGGTGAGCCATTCCAGCTCAAAGCCCAGCGGGTGATCAATGCCGGCGGCCTGTTCGCCCAGCAACTGGCCAAGCAAACCCAAGGGCTGCAGAACCTACCGCCGCTGCACCTGTGCCAGGGCCGCTACTTCAGCTACAGCGGCCGCTCACCCTTCCAGCACCTGATTTACCCAATGCCGGAAGCCAACACCGCCGGACTTGGCATCCACGCCACCCTGGACCTTGGCGGCCAGCTGCGTTTCGGCCCGGATACCCGCTACCTCACGCACATCGATTATCAGGTCGAGGAAAGCCTGCGCGCGCCATTCGCCGACGCCATCCGCCGCTACTTCCCAGCCCTCGACAGCGCGCGCCTGGTGCCGGGCTACAGCGGTATTCGACCGAAACTCGCAGGCCCCGGGGAACCGGCCGCCGACTTCATTATCCAAACGCCCAATGATCACGGCCTGTCAGGCCTGGTCAACCTGTTCGGTATCGAGTCCCCCGGCCTCACCGCCAGCCTGGCGATTGCCGAGCGTGTGGCTCAGGCCCTGTAA
- a CDS encoding AsmA family protein, whose amino-acid sequence MKALGKILGLFFLGLLLIIVALGFALTHLFDPNDYKDEIRQLARDKANLELTLKGDIGWSLFPWLGLELTDATLASPNTPDKPFADLRLLGLSVRVLPLLRKEVQMSDIRIDGLNLNLQRDEKGRSNWDDVGKPANAANATADAPAASTDSTQADSPAAEPSESSQPLKLDIDSLIVNSARIDYHDAQKGQQFSAESIQLTTGAIREGASIPVKLSAFFGLNKPVLRARSELQGELRFDRALKRYQLEDAKLSGEVSGEPFDGQTLTYSAQGQLLVDLAAQVAEWNGLKLSGNQLRALGELKVRDLDKQPKLSGGLSIAPLNLREFLATIGQKLPPMNDDKTLSQFELVTRLSGTDNSLTLEDLKLTLDDSHFSGQLAIADFTKQALRVQLKGNQLNLDRYLPAPSKDAKDAGAARKAEVKASVANAGQSGSTPLPDAPTQQAWSSSEMLPLDLLRKLDVQLDLGLDQLIVQQQVISTFSAKAQSKGGLLTLQDVRGTIGNGSFNAQASIDARPAIPLLSVRKSVSGIPLEPFLKKSDQPSPVKGLLDLNANLTTSGNSQRAWVEGLTGDARFQLNDGVLVDANLEQQLCRGIATLNRKSLSSDPRGRDTPFKTLQGSLSLHNGVAHNPDLKAAIPGLAVSGNGDLDLRILGLDYRIGITVIGDQREMPDPACQVNERYVGIEWPVRCRGPLEMGGKACRLDQDGLGKVAAKLAGNKLSEKIEEKLGDKVSPELKDALKGLFNR is encoded by the coding sequence ATGAAAGCGCTCGGCAAAATTCTCGGCCTGTTTTTTCTCGGGCTCTTGCTGATCATCGTGGCGCTGGGCTTTGCCCTCACCCACTTGTTCGATCCCAACGATTACAAAGATGAAATCCGCCAGCTGGCCCGCGACAAGGCCAACCTGGAGCTGACCCTCAAGGGCGATATCGGCTGGAGCCTGTTCCCCTGGCTCGGCCTGGAGCTGACCGACGCCACCCTCGCCAGCCCCAACACCCCGGACAAGCCGTTCGCCGACCTGCGCCTCCTCGGCCTGTCGGTACGCGTGCTGCCGCTGCTGCGCAAGGAAGTGCAGATGAGCGACATCCGTATCGACGGCCTCAACCTCAACCTGCAGCGCGACGAGAAAGGCCGCAGCAACTGGGACGATGTCGGCAAGCCAGCCAACGCCGCGAATGCAACAGCCGACGCACCAGCAGCGAGCACCGACAGCACGCAGGCCGACAGCCCAGCCGCTGAGCCTAGCGAAAGCAGCCAGCCACTGAAGCTGGATATCGACAGCCTGATCGTCAACAGCGCACGCATCGACTACCACGATGCGCAAAAAGGCCAGCAATTCAGCGCCGAAAGCATCCAGCTGACCACCGGAGCGATTCGCGAAGGTGCAAGCATCCCGGTCAAACTCAGCGCCTTCTTCGGCCTCAACAAACCGGTGCTGCGCGCGCGCAGCGAACTGCAAGGCGAACTGCGCTTCGACCGCGCCTTGAAACGCTACCAACTGGAAGACGCCAAACTCTCCGGCGAAGTCTCCGGCGAACCCTTCGATGGCCAGACCCTGACCTACTCCGCGCAAGGCCAACTGCTGGTCGACCTGGCCGCCCAGGTCGCCGAATGGAACGGCCTGAAACTCTCCGGCAACCAGCTGCGCGCCTTGGGCGAGTTGAAAGTCCGCGACCTCGACAAGCAGCCAAAACTCAGCGGCGGCCTGTCCATCGCTCCACTCAACCTGCGTGAATTCCTCGCCACCATCGGCCAGAAACTGCCGCCGATGAACGATGACAAAACCCTCAGCCAGTTCGAATTGGTCACCCGCCTCAGCGGCACCGACAACAGCCTGACCCTTGAAGACCTCAAGCTGACCCTGGATGACAGCCACTTCAGTGGCCAGCTGGCAATTGCCGATTTCACCAAGCAGGCACTGCGCGTGCAGCTCAAGGGCAACCAGCTGAACCTCGATCGCTACCTGCCCGCGCCCTCCAAGGACGCCAAGGATGCCGGTGCCGCCCGCAAGGCCGAGGTCAAGGCCAGCGTCGCCAATGCCGGACAGAGCGGCAGCACACCACTGCCTGACGCACCGACCCAGCAAGCCTGGAGCAGCAGCGAAATGCTGCCACTCGACCTGCTGCGCAAGCTCGACGTGCAACTCGACCTCGGCCTGGATCAGCTCATCGTCCAACAGCAGGTGATCAGCACCTTCAGCGCCAAGGCACAAAGCAAAGGTGGCCTGCTGACCCTGCAGGATGTGCGCGGCACTATCGGCAACGGCAGTTTCAACGCCCAAGCCAGCATCGATGCACGCCCAGCCATCCCGCTGCTCAGCGTACGCAAAAGTGTCAGCGGCATTCCGCTTGAGCCATTTCTGAAAAAGTCCGACCAGCCTTCGCCGGTCAAAGGCCTGCTGGATCTCAACGCCAACCTGACCACCAGCGGCAATAGCCAGCGCGCCTGGGTTGAAGGACTGACAGGTGATGCACGGTTCCAGCTGAATGACGGCGTGCTGGTCGACGCCAACCTCGAACAGCAACTGTGTCGCGGCATCGCCACGCTCAACCGCAAATCCCTGAGCAGCGACCCGCGCGGCAGGGACACGCCCTTCAAAACCCTGCAAGGCAGCCTGAGCCTACACAATGGCGTCGCCCACAACCCGGACCTCAAGGCCGCCATTCCAGGCCTGGCAGTCAGCGGCAATGGCGACCTGGACCTGCGCATCCTCGGCCTTGACTACCGCATCGGTATCACCGTCATTGGCGATCAGCGCGAAATGCCTGACCCGGCCTGCCAGGTCAACGAACGCTATGTCGGCATCGAATGGCCGGTGCGCTGCCGCGGCCCACTGGAAATGGGTGGCAAGGCCTGCCGCCTGGATCAGGACGGCCTGGGCAAAGTCGCCGCCAAGCTGGCCGGCAACAAGCTCAGCGAGAAGATCGAAGAAAAACTCGGCGACAAAGTCAGCCCCGAACTGAAAGACGCACTCAAGGGCCTGTTCAACCGATGA